From Arachis hypogaea cultivar Tifrunner chromosome 3, arahy.Tifrunner.gnm2.J5K5, whole genome shotgun sequence:
GTACAGAACATGGAATAAAGCTAATAGATCCAAACCAATACTATTATTATCACCTCAACCACACATAACTCTACACATTAAAATTCTTTATGGGTTTTCTAAGTCATCAAACTGATACcaattcctttttctttattactACTttgttcaatatatatatatatatatatatatatatatatatatatatatatatatatatatatatatatataaacagggCTAAAGAAGCCCAGAGAGAGAAAACTACAGAGTTCTAATAGATTGGGGAACTAAAACCCCTCTACAATCATCatctaaaatcattcttaaaCTAGTTTGGGGCAAATCTATAAAATAATATCCCATTTCCTGCTCCAGACCTTCTCTGGCTAACCAATCCGTTGCCTTGTTTCCTTCCCTGAAAACATGTCGGATTCTCACTTGCCAATCTTTGCTTAGCCAAAGCTTAATATTCCTTATGAAACTGTTGAGATGAGAAGACTTTCCATTTCTCCTCACAATACTATCAATTACTGCCTTTGAATCAGACTCCAATATAACTCGCCTGCAGCCTAATTCCCAAATAGTTTGAAGACCATGGAGCACGCCCCCCATAATTCCACCTGAAAAGTTGTACAATTTCCCATGTTTGCAAAAAAACCAGCCCCCCCAACGACCTAATCCATTTCTAATTACCCAACCACAAGCTGCTAGACCTGGGTTTCCCGCAGAGGACCCGTCTATATTGATCTTAAGCCAACCAGCATTAGGGGGTTCCCATCCTATGCTCATATTCATCACCTTAGGGACCAGTCTCATCAAATTTCTTctttcaaaggattcttcaatcAGCTTGATTTGGAATTCAATAACTGGCCAAGGTGAATTGGGTGTGTTGGACGACtattaaaaattttctaatttctcCATCTTCATAACCACCAACAAGTGACTATGAGCTTGGTTATCCAAGAAGTTTGGTTATTGCGGCCGACTTCAGAGGTTAGGTTCCATCTGATCTAGACCTCGAAAGGAGCTCTAAAGAATTTCTAGAGATAGGAAGGGTGGATGATCAAAGACCATACTCTGAAAGCCGAAAGGCAATCTCTTAAAATATGAATTTGAGTTTCCTCAATCCTGTAACATCTATGGCAGTAAGGATATGCCCCAAAAATTTTAACCCTTCTTTGCGTTGTCATCAACTTCTTGTGCACTGCTATCCACATGAAGCACTTGATTTTCTGAGGATCTTTCCATCCTCGTATAATGGCCCACATCCATTAAAGACAATCACACAATTACCTCAAACAACACTAACTTCAGCTCGGATTCTTTAGCCCTCCAAACTCAACCAATCGCTATGCCGCAATATGGTACCTCTCTGACTCCAACATCATATGGATAGCAAATGGAGATCAAGTCGTGAAAGATTCTTCAGGGATTATCGTGATTCACAAGGATGGCAACCTCGTAGTAATGGATGGAAGAAACTATATAGTTTGGTGAACAAACCTCACATTCTCAACTAAATATGTCCCCAATATCTCAAGTGCTCAGCTTCAAGATAACGGTAACCTTGTTTTTAAGGTTAGCGACACTGGAGAAAAGTTTGGGAGAATTTCACCCTCCCTGTGGATGCAGCTGTGCCAATGATGAAAACCACGGCAAACAAGTTCACaggcaataaaaaaaaattaaaaaaacgaaGAACAAGTGAGCTTTGAGTCACTGACCTTCAATCGCAGAGGAGGACAGACGACGGCGACAAGACAGCAACAGACGACGGCGACAAGACGTCGGAAGTTCAAGGTCGTCTTCCTCAGCACAACGCCGGAAAAGTTTCGTAACCAGTGCTCTGTGATGCAGTTAGCAGAAAGGATTGGGGGTGGACGGACAGACGGACGGCGGCTTTGAGTGCGACAGACATCGGCGATGTGCCACTGCTTGCGGCGGTGGTGATAGGTAAGAGATTTTTTGCTCAATTTTTTTCTGATTTCTGAATgaaagaagaaagggagaagGGGGGAAAGCGAGAAGGGAATGGATCCTCTccgtttttttaacaattgagggagtaaagtgtgatctttcaccattaattttataagtgagatcaagaataaatatgagagagagtaATGGAGGGCTAAAAATTACACTTtacactctcaattttttttaacaattgagaatATCCATTCCCAAGGGAGAAAGGACTAGGGTTTTCACCGTGTGCGTGTCTgaatctttttttttgaaaatccgcCGAATTCCGGTTCGGTCTGACCATCCGATTCCAGACCGATTCAGCGGTTTTTTGGCAGTTTTTAGAATGGCGGTTTTTCAACATAAACCGAATTGGGATAGAACTTATGTttagggctggcaatgggtagggtaggataTGATTTGGACTCTACCCTAACTTTACTTGCGAGTtgtaaacttttttaaaattctgtCCTACCCTACCTGCcccctaaaattctaaaccctacccgATCCGATTTTatctgtaaaaaaataaaaaaattttaagcaaatataaaattcaactattccaaattttatacatattaataaaataaaaaataaaaaactaagtttaaattaaaattgaaaataataaaatcttaaagaaatctaacataaaattataaataatatgattattaattagtttagtagttattttaaatttttataagaaaaagattgtgAATTCAATTTATCAGAGGTGCGGATAGAATAGCATATGATAGGATATACCATGAACCGTAGTGGATAAAATAGATAACCTTACCCAAATAGGTTGGTTCGGGTTAGATACCCGCAAGCACGCTGTAGATTGCCAGTCCTACTTATGTTAGAGGCAGGCGATGATACTTTTGGCGCGAAAATGGGTAGCGCGGGCAAGTATAATCACTAATCAGTAATCACTAAATCAGTAATAGCTAGAACATAAAACACCAAACATATTTGGGGCTTTTGATTTTGGGTCTTTGTTTTGGTATTATCGGTAAGGCAAGCGGCATGGATTGTTTACCAGCTGCAAAGCGACGGCGTGAGAGCAAAGACCACGGCGACGTTGAACCCTCAGCCTCAGCAGCTGCTCCTGTGGTTGTGTTGGCTCATGGGGCCGGTGCTCCTTCCTCTTCTGATTGGATGAAAAGGTTTCTACCTTAATCACTTTATCAAAATTTGTTATTACTTAGATCTTCTGAAAACTCTCTTATCTTTGATCTCTATGCAATAGATGGAAGAGAATGCTGAAGGAGGCACTCCAAGCTGCTGATGTTGTCACTTTTGATTATCCCTGTCAGTTTCCTTCTTTTCATTCTGCATTGAAATTGCTAGATCTACACTATGctaatctgtttttttttttttcatgtgctGCCAGATATCACTGGAAAGAAGAAGGCTCCTCCAAAGGCAGAAAAATTGGTGGACCCTCACTCTGAAATTGTCAAGCAAACTGCTGCTAAGTACCCTGGTCATCCCATCATACTTGCAGGCAAATCAATGGGTTCAAGgtatcttgtttttctttttttctttatttttttctctcttatttGGGATCTGGAGCTTCTATTAGCATTATTATAAGCAAAGTTATTTATGAAACTatgtatgtgttttgtgttttagAGTGGGATGCATGGTGGCTAGCTTGGAAGATATTAATGTTTCTGCTGTTGTATGCCTTGGCTACCCGTtgaaggttttattttctttcgTATAATTACATTTCACCTCATATAATTCATAAACTAGCTATCCAATTTGCCGAAATAACTGATGAAGCTCACCTCCTATGAGCATTTAGCATGAGTCCCTGAAAagcatcaatttttaaaatttttaacaatgcTACTACTTCCTTCCCTATTTCTATTTCCATTTCTTCTTTGCTTGCTGCATCATTTCTGCTTTGTGATTTGTGATATTGCAATGCTTGAGCTATTATGATtattgtatgtgtgtgtgtgtgtgtgtgttattcCGGCTGAAACAGAGATCTCGCTCATACTAGAGGAACAGAGTTTGAATAATTGAGTATAACAAGGACTCTATTAATTTAGTTACAAAATTTCAGGGAATCAATGGTGCAATTAGAGATGAAACACTGTTACAGCTAACGGTTCCGACAATGTTTGTACAGGTAATCTTCCACGTAGTTGTTATTTGTATTCAGTTTCTATCAGAATGGTATTCTCATACTGCGTGCTTGGACATTGTTTATATATTATCTTAGTTTCTATTTTGTGTTATGTGTTGCACAGGGCAGCAAGGATACTCTCTGTCCACTTGAGAAGTTAGAAGCCACTAGGAAGAAAATGAAAACCCCCAATGAGCTGCATGTCATTGATGGTGGTGACCACTCCTTCAAGATTGGTAAGAAGCATCTGCAAGCAAATGGTTCCACCCAAGAAGCTGAAGATCACGCCTTGAAAGCCATTGCAGCTTTCATTTCCAAGTCTCTTGATGGACAATGAATGTGCGTGTATATTGTCGGGTATGTAATGTGTATTGTATCTTGCTTGGTTTTAATCTAAGCCTTCTTGTCAGTTAAGCTGTAATTATATCTTCTGTAATTTGGCTTTGAGTTCCTTGTTAGCAGAATAGACACTTTAATTGACAGACATACTTGATAAGGAGAGTTCTAGTTTTTAACCAAATGCCGTTTTTTATATCCATATTGACTAGATTAGGTATAGGTACTATAAGATCATATGGTAGAACAGACCGCTCACAATGACAGACTTTTAACATCTATTATTCCACAAAAGGCACAAAGCCACAAACAACCAATTGTTATATTGGCATTTATTTCCCCAGCTATATTAGGTACAAGAATTATATTATATCATAAAGACACTGTTTATTTGTAAACATGTTTTCTTCTCTACGCTTGTTACACAAGCTTTGTTTATTAGCATCCTGCTCGCGGCTTCTCCTAGCATCAATTCTGCAGATGCAACCAAAAACAGAGGTTAAAGAGACTAATCCTTTGAAGCAAATTAAACTTTGTTTTAACtcaacatgcatgcaattaaagATGTCAAATACTCTTGCCTTGGTTTTTGGCTTTGGGCACTTTTCGTTGTTAAGTGCACTTGCCTTAGTTTTTTGCTTTGGGCACTTGTCATTGTCACTGTCGCTGTCACTGCTGCTGCTACTGCTGTTGTTTCCTTCATTGCTATGGCGGGACATGCCATTTCTAATCCTCTGGAACAAATTCACGTCCTTCCTGTTATTGTTGGGATCTGCATGCTTCCTGGGATGAGTACCAAAGCATGTTGTAGTGGTACCATAAGGAGGGTATTCATACTCATCGGTCTGAGTAATCTGAGCTTGGACCACAGTAAGTGTGATCTGGGTTTTGGACACCCCATGCTTCTTGTCATGTTGTGTCTGTGATTGTCCATAGTAATGAGTCTCTTTCTTAGAGTTAGTGTTACCGTGCGACTCAATCTCGGTTTGGCTGTAGCATTGAACTTGGTTTTGGCTGTTGCCATGGCGGCCATGGTGCCCTTTGAAAGCCTTGCTTGTCATGTCAGATATCTTTTGGCCAAGTGAGCTGTGTTGGGTGGTTTTTGGTTGGCAGATGTCATTGGCGACAGTGGTGGTGGGTTTCTGGCTTCTTGGTGGGCAAGGCTCGATAGTGGTGGCAGGTTTGTGGCACTGAGCAGAAGCCATTGTAATAGCTATTTTTATGGTGCTTACTTCTAATTTTGTTTTCCCTTGAGTTGCATGATATGTATTGTATTAAGGGCCTTTTATTAGCACCAGAGTGGAGCTCTACTTTCCCTCTAGAATGAtgatttatgaaattaaaataaccattTCGAATTATGGCCTGAAGAAAAGTAGCCTTATCATGTTATTAACAGAAAGGAAAAGAACGGAACTTATTCTCTGACTCCTTTCGAAACGTATCGGAAAATAAATCAAGTGAAAGAACCTAATTTCGTGGAGCAGAAACACGCTGAATAAGTTCTACTCCCACTCAATTTATGGAGCAGGAAtttaaggaaaaaataaaataaaatgaagtgCGTATAACATTTTTGTTTTGGGGAATCAACTCACATATAAGCATATATGATTTCTAATAAGATTTCTCTACTTTTTTTAGCTATCCAAGTCAAGTATATGGTATCTTAGAAATTGTTCTCAAATCTTTCTATTTAACGtatcaaattttggaaaagaaTAATGAGTCATGGAATCATTATTTCTCTCTTAAAAACGAAATACATAATTGGGAATTTTTTCCCTGGATAATGGTATGCATCTTGGTATTAAAAAttagagaaaatgataaataggCACTCATCTTTTGCTTAAAAGACAAATAAATTATCgaataattgaaaatataaaaatatcttttacatTGTAAAATGCAAGACATTTAAATTCTTCTAAAGAACCTATCTGTTCTTATATTTTGGATCAAAGAACTTAAATATCTCATTTTAAAAGATAAAGaatgtttttgtattttcaatttgttaggaATTTATATATCTTCAAGTTAAAAAATTGatctatttgtctttttttttaattataaaaatattatgtacatacaaaaaattaatcactaaactattatgtatttgtgtataaatatatgtattatttaatttatttttaatatatattttatattttaatatatattttatataaataattaatttagtaactgAATTTTTGATACGTAAGTAACATGGTTGTAAAAATTATAAACTTCAAATTAGCTCTTTAACTTTTTTCATAATTCAAATTTATAAGTTAAAAATggcacaataattttttaaatatatatataattttgatatattcattatataaatatttttcctTTGAAAATCATAATATAAATAAGTTTTATAATAATCTAAGCACTTTTCTTTCATCAGACGGAGTAGTAGTAGTTGATGTATAAAAAAAAGAGTATATATTCAAATAGGTTTATGGAGAATTTTGTGTTGGTCGTTTTAAGGACTCCATGAGTGTCTTTGGTTAGGTGTTTGTGTTATAACACTTATGTTTAATTGTCTAGAAAATCTCAATTTtttgtttgactttttttttaagatataaatGTGATTCTAtacttaaaataataaattataacttttgtGTTTAATAATTACGGTTGAAtaaacaattgaaaaaaattatttttttgtcaattttatCCTTCATTCttatatattgtatattattgtcttttttatgaaatttttggtattcattattcatataaaattttttaatcatttttactaATATGGTGTTCTCTTTTATagattttttctttgttattttattttgtttgatttggtACAATTTTGATCGTGGGTTCTTGAATTAAAATGTACTTTGTTTatcattgttaattttttataatataaattattgatccaattaaaaaaatcaaattaaataaaaaagagtaCACAAAAAAAGTATTGAAAAATtatgacaaaaaaatattaaatgtcaacaaataaatttaagttcttttaaaaaaaattatagtcaaaagagttttgaaaaaaaatgtggttttgaataatataaatccatatcttcttttagtaatttttatctaAACgtgattttaaataatataatctaaacaACATTTGTTTTACTATAATCCAAtttcttataaaaattagcaaacataaataatattaatattaacttAGCTTctcatcaaaatcaaatttaaaaaattaatttggtgCAAACTCTTTTTACAAACTTTAATCTACAAACTCCTTTTGCAAACTTTAATCTAACCACACACCACATCTCTTGTTATATCCgtggttctttttctttttatggttattttctttgcttttctttctttcgttcttattttattttatttttaactgtaGTTCTTTAATATGCATGAGAATGTAGAAGCAGTAGCGCACTTTTAGTTGTGCACAAAGTAATCGAGTTTattagtaataatttttaaaaaaggaaTAGATTATTAAATGATACTAAAAAATTTActgataaaaaattttttaaaagatgttaacgataaataaacttttaaaaaattttaaaacgtgacaaaaagaattaaatatcaaataaatattttaaaacaataattttagagaacaaattttaatacatttttaaagtatttttagaaaaataaaatctttttatttttaaaatttaatcattttatatcaagtgaatttttttaatttttttattatgaacgatcaaattgttttaaaaaaaatttggagatcaattttttttgaatttttttatatactttttaaatatttatataaatattgttACAAAAATTTAGACTAAATGAATAAGCTGTTTATTAAATACGAAATTTTGTTTTATCATTTGTAGAAAatatagtatttattaattatttttgttgtattttcaAATGATTAAGAGGTTGTTGTCCAGAGATCTTTTTGTCTTATTCGAAGAACAAGAGCCGCTCGCaaaaaagaacatatataacttGGAAAATAATGTATACACACACCAGTTGGGAAAACATATATCGTTATCTAAAAGATACAGATATGTAATAATCTATGGTTCAATTAACCTTTATAATAGGTGATTGCGTGATTTAACGAATTTTGTTTTTACTGAACAAAGATATGCAATTTTACTGCGAGTGACCGAGTGTTAAAGTTGGGAGATcaagatacaaaaaaaaaaaaaaaagttgggaGATCAAATCAGAATTTTAGGACAAAAACGAAAATGCTtgataacaaaacaaaaataataaaagataattaaaatttgtttatttaatatttattaattattataataactaataaatactaaataaaataagtttttactgttttttattttttattttttttagcatttAGATGTTGCAAAAAGGTTTTGTTTTCTAGTTGAAGGTTAATTCCATCTGACAGAATTACATTAGTTATGATGACTCAGTGGTGCATCAATATCCCTCCATTAAATAATGGATAAGTTAAAGAGAAACAGCGCATATTGGTTTGAGAGGTGAACTCTTCACTGGGCAAAGATACCGCGGGTGATAAACTAAGAGCGTGTTTggtaaaggaaagaaaaaacGTAGGTAATGGAAAATCGATGAATAAATTATACGATTCGTTTGTTCTGGTGATAAAACTATAGGCAAACGCGAGAGGCATGAGATGCGAGAGAATTCAAACAGTTTTATTGATAGTAGTAATAAGGAGATCGAGCAAGCACACAATGCATTTAGGTCTCAATCTCGGAGTCACACCATACATAATCAAAGTacatcacttttatttatttatttattttaaattaggatattttatttattctgaGCAGTGGCCAGTGGCCACACACACACTTGACATCATAGGAGCTGTGATGAAGAATCAGAGCTGGTGCTTACTGCTTAATTGCAATTCTGCATACACACacacaattcaaattaattaaaccaATAATGGACATTGAATTTCAAATGTGTAATGTCAGGAGAAagatttagttagttagttatataGAACATGCCTTCCTGCTCCTCCTGCCGCAGTTGTTTTCGTTGTCGCTGTCACTCTCACTGCTGTCACTCTCGCTGCTGCTGCAATCGCTGTTGCGGCCGGACAACCCATCCTTGATCTTCTGGAACATGCCCCTGCTCTTGTGCTCCTTCTTGCTTCTTCCATTACTGCACCTCCCGCTGCCGCTATTCGCGGTGGTCTTTGTCTGGCTGTGGTAGTAATCAGTTTCAGTGGTTTTGTTGGTCGCAACATACCCTCCTCCACTGTGGGATGTCATGTTGGTTTTGTTGCTGCCATGGCATTGGGATTGGATTCCCCCATTGTTGTGGTAGTTAGCACCGCCACAGGCTTGGGTATGGGTATGGGATTGGGTGCATCCTTTGTGGAGGCTACCACCATAGCCTCCTCCATTGTTGAGGTGGTTAGCACCGCCACAGGCTTGGGTATGGGTGTGGGATTGGGTGCATCCTTTGTGGAGGCTACCACCATAGCCTGCTCCATTGCTATGGTGGTTAGCAGCACCATAGCCTTGGGTATGGGCATGGAAATGGGAGCATCCACTGTGGTGGCTGCCACCATGGCATTGGGAAATGGTATGGGTTTGGGTGGCTCCAATGTGGTGGTTGCTGCTACCATGGCAGTGTTGCTGGGCATGGGTGGCAACTGGCACCATTGTGGTGGCCTTTGAACACATCTCAGAAACCTTTTGCCCAATGGATGATTGGGTCTTCTGCTGGTAGCAGGTTTCTTGGCATGTTTTGTAGCACTGAACTGAGGTCATGGCTAAAAGCTTATTGCTGTGTAGTGATTACTTGTTTGTTTAGTTGGCTGGTTGCTTGTGATTTTTGAACGAGGgtcttaatatgtatttatagGCAGGGATTGCTCATCGGGTTTTGTTTCCGATCTCTATCCCTACCTCTATGTAATCTAATAATTATACTCAGGaatctccctttttttttttctctctgatTAGTCCAACAATAATACaagtatcttttaaaaaatattatttatatattaaaatcaactaataaaattaattattatatattttaatatatatatatatatatattaatacatattttattttaataattaattttgacgattaaatttaaaaaaaattagagatattaaaatgatattttttatttataaaatatatactctcctcttttataatttttaaaaaacttattctttaatttattttaaattttttgtgataattaacattaattttacccattttaaaaaaaataaattatttttctataaaaatattctttaataaaaatttattttttacccatttaaaaaatttattgaagagtatttta
This genomic window contains:
- the LOC112790805 gene encoding uncharacterized protein, whose translation is MTSVQCYKTCQETCYQQKTQSSIGQKVSEMCSKATTMVPVATHAQQHCHGSSNHHIGATQTHTISQCHGGSHHSGCSHFHAHTQGYGAANHHSNGAGYGGSLHKGCTQSHTHTQACGGANHLNNGGGYGGSLHKGCTQSHTHTQACGGANYHNNGGIQSQCHGSNKTNMTSHSGGGYVATNKTTETDYYHSQTKTTANSGSGRCSNGRSKKEHKSRGMFQKIKDGLSGRNSDCSSSESDSSESDSDNENNCGRRSRKNCN
- the LOC112790804 gene encoding uncharacterized protein isoform X1 encodes the protein MASAQCHKPATTIEPCPPRSQKPTTTVANDICQPKTTQHSSLGQKISDMTSKAFKGHHGRHGNSQNQVQCYSQTEIESHGNTNSKKETHYYGQSQTQHDKKHGVSKTQITLTVVQAQITQTDEYEYPPYGTTTTCFGTHPRKHADPNNNRKDVNLFQRIRNGMSRHSNEGNNSSSSSSDSDSDNDKCPKQKTKASALNNEKCPKPKTKN
- the LOC112790803 gene encoding uncharacterized protein; this encodes MDCLPAAKRRRESKDHGDVEPSASAAAPVVVLAHGAGAPSSSDWMKRWKRMLKEALQAADVVTFDYPYITGKKKAPPKAEKLVDPHSEIVKQTAAKYPGHPIILAGKSMGSRVGCMVASLEDINVSAVVCLGYPLKGINGAIRDETLLQLTVPTMFVQGSKDTLCPLEKLEATRKKMKTPNELHVIDGGDHSFKIGKKHLQANGSTQEAEDHALKAIAAFISKSLDGQ
- the LOC112790804 gene encoding uncharacterized protein isoform X2, whose amino-acid sequence is MASAQCHKPATTIEPCPPRSQKPTTTVANDICQPKTTQHSSLGQKISDMTSKAFKGHHGRHGNSQNQVQCYSQTEIESHGNTNSKKETHYYGQSQTQHDKKHGVSKTQITLTVVQAQITQTDEYEYPPYGTTTTCFGTHPRKHADPNNNRKDVNLFQRIRNGMSRHSNEGNNSSSSSSDSDSDNDKCPKQKTKN